In Spinacia oleracea cultivar Varoflay chromosome 5, BTI_SOV_V1, whole genome shotgun sequence, a single window of DNA contains:
- the LOC110798004 gene encoding uncharacterized protein produces the protein MTNTPREWNVMFWRAKDFLFTGAGWEIFVNDLQLVEGNILYFYYSRLGVFHVRVFNHDMVERYFEEPAGPVDVEEAAMEEAGIGKEAVGVEVVDVEDTPIGEEGAIDKEAVDMEEAPVEDAPIGEEGVIDKEAVDVEVGPVEDALIGEEGAIDKETVDVEEAPIGKEDATGEAPAPVEEAAVKEAP, from the coding sequence ATGACAAATACACCAAGGGAATGGAACGTTATGTTTTGGCGTGCTAAGGATTTCTTGTTCACCGGGGCTGGGTGGGAAATTTTCGTTAATGATTTACAACTTGTAGAAGGAAATATATTGTATTTCTATTATTCTAGGCTCGGTGTCTTTCATGTCAGAGTTTTCAATCACGACATGGTGGAGAGGTACTTTGAAGAACCTGCCGGACCTGTTGACGTGGAGGAGGCTGCCATGGAGGAGGCTGGTATAGGGAAGGAGGCTGTTGGGGTGGAGGTTGTTGACGTGGAGGACACTCCAATAGGCGAAGAGGGTGCTATAGATAAGGAGGCTGTTGACATGGAGGAGGCTCCCGTGGAGGACGCTCCAATAGGGGAAGAGGGTGTTATAGATAAGGAGGCTGTTGACGTGGAGGTGGGTCCCGTGGAGGACGCTCTAATAGGGGAAGAGGGTGCTATAGATAAGGAGACTGTTGACGTAGAGGAGGCTCCAATAGGAAAGGAGGATGCCACAGGGGAGGCTCCCGCTCCCGTGGAAGAGGCTGCCGTAAAAGAGGCTCCGTGA